A region from the Aegilops tauschii subsp. strangulata cultivar AL8/78 chromosome 5, Aet v6.0, whole genome shotgun sequence genome encodes:
- the LOC109736335 gene encoding UPF0481 protein At3g47200-like gives MHYDMLLRRMEDGMSNQVPAGGGDDRDAFTIVRLPHHVREMNRSLYEPVMVSVGPYHMSSASTRAMQARKWPMLREFLLRGEPDGRAGLLADCLKAARRMEQRARRCYGEALDQAAGGGSDDFVEMLVLDGCFVLQFLLHWSESDARCMQGTSTYVYYDLLLVENQMPYIVLAKLFNLVMGNGNAGDDADQGLLHLISSFFSLREPLGMVPLPPPAPELAGQFAEVYHLLHLQYQRIVMSPERRRIRRLTRLGASLHRIPVSLGSFRRARENRARTPLAMPCVTVLQEFGVRFKEKPSPASQFDVIFRGGTMEIPRLVINGGTRILLANLFALEQTKDCWNEGTMTGYLVLMNALVNTGADVAVLQRHGILDNMLSNEEEAAAFFNQLGGSALFGPRTHRYARLFKDTNDFCDSRWNRYMAVLKRDHLRTPCSIINLLAAAILLFVSVISAGYVICRYRHSCT, from the coding sequence ATGCACTACGACATGCTGCTCCGGCGCATGGAGGACGGCATGAGCAACCAGGtcccggcgggcggcggcgacgacagGGACGCCTTCACCATCGTCCGCCTGCCGCACCATGTCCGGGAGATGAACAGGAGCCTCTACGAGCCGGTCATGGTCTCGGTGGGGCCCTACCACATGTCCAGCGCCAGCACCCGCGCCATGCAGGCCCGCAAGTGGCCCATGCTCCGCGAGTTCCTCCTCCGGGGGGAACCGGACGGCAGGGCCGGCCTCCTCGCCGACTGCCTCAAGGCGGCGCGCAGGATGGAGCAGCGGGCGCGCCGCTGCTACGGCGAGGCCCTGGACCAGGCCGCCGGCGGCGGGAGCGACGACTTCGTGGAGATGCTGGTGCTCGACGGCTGCTTCGTGCTCCAGTTCCTGCTCCACTGGAGCGAAAGCGACGCCCGGTGCATGCAGGGCACCTCCACCTACGTCTACTACGACCTGCTCCTCGTGGAGAACCAGATGCCCTACATCGTCCTCGCCAAGCTCTTCAACCTCGTCATGGGGAATGGCAACGCAGGGGACGATGCGGACCAGGGGCTCCTTCACCTCATATCCAGCTTCTTCAGCCTGCGCGAGCCTCTAGGCATGGTCCCGctcccgccgccggcgccggagCTGGCTGGCCAGTTCGCCGAGGTCTACCACCTGCTCCACCTCCAGTACCAGAGGATCGTCATGAGCCCGGAGCGGCGCAGGATCCGCCGGCTGACGAGGCTGGGCGCGAGCCTGCACCGCATCCCGGTGAGCCTCGGCTCGTTCAGGCGCGCGCGGGAGAACCGGGCCAGGACGCCGCTGGCGATGCCGTGCGTGACCGTGCTCCAGGAGTTCGGCGTCAGGTTCAAGGAGaagccctcgccggcgagccagtTCGACGTGATCTTCCGCGGCGGCACCATGGAGATCCCGCGCCTGGTCATCAACGGCGGCACGAGGATCCTCCTGGCCAACCTGTTCGCGCTGGAGCAGACCAAGGACTGCTGGAACGAGGGGACCATGACGGGCTACCTCGTGCTGATGAACGCGCTGGTGAACACGGGCGCGGACGTGGCCGTGCTCCAGCGCCACGGCATCCTGGACAACATGCTCTCCAACGAGGAAGAGGCGGCGGCCTTCTTCAACCAGCTCGGCGGCAGCGCGCTCTTCGGCCCCAGGACGCACCGCTACGCGCGGCTGTTCAAGGACACCAACGATTTCTGCGACTCTCGCTGGAACCGGTACATGGCCGTGCTCAAGCGCGACCACCTCCGGACCCCGTGCTCCATCATCAACCTCCTCGCGGCGGCCATCCTGCTCTTCGTCTCGGTCATCTCTGCTGGCTACGTGATTTGCCGCTACCGCCATTCCTGCACCTGA